The Cottoperca gobio chromosome 15, fCotGob3.1, whole genome shotgun sequence genome segment cacacatatatatatatatatatatatatatatatatatacacacacacacatatatatatatatatatatacacatatattaaatcAGTATAAATATTCTCAGTTCATCATAATAAGGTcaataattaaacatatttcttGGGGtcttaattcattcatttgacatttattttaatcaaaaccTTTTACAAAAAGCAACTTATTATATCTTTAATTTTGAAActctaacattttatagattacTTTCTAATCAAATATGTtaaaacatgtataatatatttctgATACATTTCTCTCTGCAGGTTATTTGCAAGTCCAGTTCAAACCCTGCAGGCTGCTCAGGTCCAGTTCTGAACCCAGGTCCAGATCCAGGTCCAGATCCAGGTCCTGGTCCAGGTCCAGGTTCAGTTCTGAACCCAtgtccaggtccaggtccaggtccCACGTCCTACTCGAAGCTCTGCAGGATGGGCTCGTGTCCCGTCTCCTTGAGGAAGCGCAGCAGGTCGTGCGGCCGCAGCCCCACGGTGGCGGCGTTGGTCATGGGGTGGAAGTAGACCATGTGGTGCCCCCCCTCCACCAGGTCCCGGTCCAGAACACACTGCACACTCTGGTCCTGGTCGAAGAGCAGAGCCAGAGCCGTGGCACAGCCCTGACCCACCTGAGAGGAACATTCACAGACAGTTAATAAAACAGTCAAATATTAAAtcacaaatattaattataacGTCCTCGACTTCTTTAACCGAGTGTTTTAAGACGAGACGCTTCAGGTGAAAACACGTTTCTCTCGCACGAGATTTGAGATTTAGACTCgtgttcttcagacgagaggaacatgagaacatcagagtgtgtgtttgtaactgtgtgtgtagatgtaaactctccacagctacattacataacgcctcatgtacatattaaacacttgtaatataaacagtacttgtattgatgtgagtcatgaagctTTATGATCTgtatgtttaatatttgttcaCCTGCAGAGTCTCACCTTGAGTTTTTCCAACATGGCCACCTCGTCTGCGAAGCGCAGGTTTCCGCTGCCGACACCGAGCTTCTTTGCGAGGTCGTTGAGGTTCACctgcagaggaacagagaggattatgggaggaggagggggggggtaaCCTTGAAGTGGTGCTGGATGTGATGGGGGGAGCGGACCTGGCGGTCGTGGCGCGCCGACACCAGAAACAggcctttcttcttcttgtccttcagGAAGAGGTTCTTAGTGACGGCGCCgctcagctgctgcaggtgaggCATCATCTCCTGCACCGTGAACACCTGCAGGGGACATCATTCTGTGATAACATACCATAATAAGATGgttgaaaagggaaaataacatctttaaattaCATGTACAGATAAAgatgaataacaaataataaaaacgttCTTTTATCGGTTCATGTTACCGACTGTGTAGAGGTTTAAGggaattaaaaaacaacagaataatattatattatatatatgatctgGGATGTAATAATGTGGACAGTcagtttagttgtttttattgttattgtttaatgtgtattatatttattttttatatatatatattatatatatatatatatatatatattctatatatatatatatatctatacacatatatatatattttttttttttactataaataaccaaataaagtgttttggaattgtattttatttaatgctcTCAGATTTAGAGAATTGGTGGATTTTAAAACGGCACAATTActtatgtattaatgtatattaattaaTGTACAACATaagtttacaaaaacaaagattaaaatgcaaatgaaaatacatttgggaaaatgtgaaatacacaaattaaaaggattaacaaatataaatgtgaagCACGAACACTAGagtgtttattcatttttatttgggaCTTTTTGGgattgtataatatattttgtcctttttttttattttattcagtgcagacatttattaaaaattgtacaaaataattaaattaaaaaaggtttagTGTAATAATAAGCTACGGTAAAGTTTGGTAATTACTTTTTTAGATGAGTAATTAGAGCGTTGTGTTAAATTGAAAATGCCCAAATTAAATTACCTTCAGAACTACCCAGAATGCTTCAGGTGTTTTATTTACTCATCCATACTTGAGTCATAAAAATGTTATACACAACATGTGTTCATTTTATGgagtaaataaaaacctttttgtgcatttttaaaagcacattttaaattgaaggaTTTATTTATCTCACATGATGAAGAAATATGAAAACTACATaagaaaacagacaaataatgtgaaacctgtgtgtttatgatgaatgtgaatgttttacATGAGAATGTGCAGAACAAATTAAATTATGATCTATGACTGGGATGACTAGGATTGGTCTGATGGTGACTTCGGCATACAGGTAACGGGCAATACCGCTGATAAGGTGACGTTTTAAGTTGGAGAGTCTCTCATCCCAGACTCCGTTCAAAAatgtatgactttttatattgtcTTGGTCATTCCGCACAATTACATGACTGTGGAAACAGATCTTCACACTCTTTCTGCTTTGATTGATCAGATGGTGTATTCGGCATACATGATACAGGCAATGCAACTCACCTTTACATCAAATGACAACCTTTTAATATGCGTCCACGTGTCCTTTAACAATGTAATGTTGGAGCGAAAACACACCAATCCCGAAGCTAAAATTATACTACAGTAAGAGCATTAAGAGTATTAAAGAACGCCGAATAGAAGTGTGAATTACAACGATTATCCAAATGGGTTTTAGGgtgttttaacaaaaaaaacaccattgTGTTCATCTCCCAACTACAGTAGTTTAAATCATAAATGTTACTTTTGCTGTAAATGAGCTGCTGTCCGGGTTCAGTTTTTACCGGCGGGTGCTCCACGCAGGTCGTCTGGATGTTTAAAGTCTGCAGGTATTTCTCCAGCTCGGACCGCAGATCTTCTGACATCTtcaatgaatgtgttttaaaaaatcaagGAAGGAAGGACTGAAGTGTGGACTGGACGGCCATGGCAGAAACAGCTGCACGTAGAAGAAGTTCTTCTTCTACGTGCAGCTGGTATCTCCACTGCTGCATGACTGCTGCATCACTGCCATCTTCTGGATTTCATTTGGCCCTTCGAGtttcaaatacataaataaataaatgacagaaatggaaataaaataacagGGTTGGTTTCCTACATTGTTACTgacattatttataaaacatctaTTGTTCTCTCTCTTAAAATGCAGCAATGGAAATAATTCTGCTTTTGACTTAATGCTTtgcttaaaatacaaataaatgacaaGAATGTAGATAAAGTTTTCGGAGAGAAAATCAGTGAGAGAAGAAGCAAAGATATTTTAAGAAAAGGCTCATCAGACTTATCagacctaataataataataataataataataataataataataataatatgtttctAGCTAACAATATATTGTGCAACCTTCCTGCAGGTTAATAtaggaagtgaggaagtgaTGTACAGACGTGAAGGACACTTTTAAATGGGAGAAGGTCCTGGAATAAATAACATCAAGTAACAATGCATATGAGTGAATCCAAATATTAAATCATGACATAATATCTTCTTTAAGTTTTTACAATAAACAGAGAGGGAGTGATTTGTCTTCTCAAGTTTAATAAAAGGATTTAATAGAGAAGCAGATCATAATATATCAGCAGTTTGATATTCAGGGACAACAACAtagaaacatctgcagcagaCCAACAGAGGACAAACATGATCTACTCTAGATTATAATGTATCGTGTTTGAGCAGAAAACAAAGTTCATCTTCACGTCTGTCGAGGATCTAAAGAGAAACCATCAGGTGTTCATGTACGACCTCATCACCTGCAACTTTCCAGTGACATCcagagacactcagagacatctagagacatctagagacatccagagacatccgaAGACACACATAGACTtatagagacatccagagacatctagagacacccagagaaatctagagacatctatagacatctagagacatccagagacatctatagacatctagagacacccagagacatctagagacatctagagacatccagagacatccaaagacacacagagacatctagagatatccaaagacatccagagacatctagagacaaccagagacatatagagacatccagagatatccagagacatctagagacatccagagacactcggagacacacacagacatctacagacatccagagacacacatagccatctagagacatccagttacatccagagacatctagagacatccagagacatctagagacatccagagatatccagagacatctaaagacatccaGTGAAATCCATAGagatccagagacatctagagacacccagagacatctagagacatctagagacatacagagacatccaaagacacacagagacatctagagacatccagagacatctagagacaaccacagacatatagagacatccagagacatccagagacacccagagacaACCAGAgatatccagagacatctagagacacccagagacatccaaagacacacagacatctagagacatccaaagacatccagagacatctagagacaaccagagacatatagagacatccagagacacccgaagacacacagagacttatagagacatccagagacatctagagacacccagagacatctagagacatctagaaacatccagagacatctagagacatctagagacacccagagacatctagagacatctagagacatccagagacatccaaagacatccagagacatctagagacatccagagatatccagagacatctagagacatccagagacacttggatacacacagagacatctacAGACATCCAGATACACACATAGctatctagagacatccagagaaatctagagacacacagagacatctagagacatccagagatatccagagacatctagagacatccagtgacatccatagacatccagagacatctagagacatccagagacatccagagacatccagagacatccagagacacacagagacatcgagagagatccagagacatccatagacatccagagacatctagagacatccagtgacatccatagacatccagagacatctagagacatccagagacatccggagacatccagagacacacagagacatcgagagagatccagagacacatagagacatccagagacatctagagacacccagagacatatagagacatctagagacatagagacatccagagacatctagagacatccaaaGACACTcggatacacacagagacatctacAGACATCCAGATACACACATAGctatctagagacatccagagaaatctagagacacccagagacatctagagacatccagagatatCCAGAAatatccagagacatctagagacatccagtgacacacagagacatcgagagagatccagagacacatagagacatccagagacattgAGAGACATCCAGCaacatccagagacacacagagacatctagacatccagagacatatagagacatccagagacatccagagatatccagagacatctagagacatccagagacatatagagacatccAAAGaaatccagagacatctagagacacccagagacatctagagacatagagacacccagagacatttagagacatacagagatatccagagacatctagagacatccagagacactcggatacacacagagacatctacagacatccagagacacatacagCTATCTAGAGACACCCAGATAAATctagagacacccagagacatctagagacatccagagacatccatagacatctagagacatccagtgacatccatagacatccataga includes the following:
- the LOC115020200 gene encoding prolyl-tRNA synthetase associated domain-containing protein 1-like isoform X1; translation: MSEDLRSELEKYLQTLNIQTTCVEHPPVFTVQEMMPHLQQLSGAVTKNLFLKDKKKKGLFLVSARHDRQVNLNDLAKKLGVGSGNLRFADEVAMLEKLKVGQGCATALALLFDQDQSVQCVLDRDLVEGGHHMVYFHPMTNAATVGLRPHDLLRFLKETGHEPILQSFE
- the LOC115020200 gene encoding prolyl-tRNA synthetase associated domain-containing protein 1-like isoform X2 — protein: MMPHLQQLSGAVTKNLFLKDKKKKGLFLVSARHDRQVNLNDLAKKLGVGSGNLRFADEVAMLEKLKVGQGCATALALLFDQDQSVQCVLDRDLVEGGHHMVYFHPMTNAATVGLRPHDLLRFLKETGHEPILQSFE